The DNA window AATTGCTCCTGTGTTGGTTGGAATATTTGTGGGCCTTGAGGCCGGCATAGGCCTTTTGGTAGGCGCCCTTGTGTCGGGGTTTGTCTTGGCAGTGATGATGGCAAATGCCGGAGGGGCTTGGGATAATGCAAAGAAATATATTGAAGAAGGAAACCACGGCGGTAAAGGCAGTTTTGCTCATAAGGCGGCCGTAGCAGGCGATACCGTAGGCGATCCGTTCAAGGATACCGCGGGGCCGGCATTAAATATCCTTATAAAGCTTATGTCTATGGTTGCTACATCGTTTGTCGGATTTGTTATGGCATGTACTTTGGTAAAATGATATAAATTATACAGGCGCTTTACGGCAGACGATTGCCTGCCGCAAGGCGCCTGTATAATCAATATCCAATATCTCTATAATCATTTCGCGAAGGCGTAATAATCCAATCTTTGCCTAAAAGGCATCTTTTTTGATCCTGATTCGGTTTAAACATGAGAAATAAGACGGTTGTTTTAGCCATGAGCGGCGGTGTTGATTCATCCGTTGCGGCATACCTTTTGCGCAGACGAGGTTTTTCTGTGATAGGTATTACAATGGGCTTTTTAAGCGCCCGGAAAGGGCAGGATGGTTTACCTGTTTTTTCGGACAATTGTTCTCGCGCGAAAGAGGTATGTGCAAAAATCGGTGTTCCCCATTATTTTGTGGATTACTCAAAAAAATTTAAAGAAGATGTGATAGAAAGTTTTGTAGACAGCTATAGGCAGGGCCAGACCCCTAATCCCTGCATTGTGTGCAATAAGGAGGTAAAATTTCCGGTATTAATTGAACAGGCCAGAAGATTTAACGCTGATTATATCGCCACCGGCCATTATGCCAGATGCTATTATAGCCTGATACGCGGCAGGTTTTTTATCAAAGAGGCAAGAGATAAGGCCAAAGACCAGTCATATGTGCTGTTCTGCCTGGGCCAGGACACGCTTTCCCGGCTTATATTACCAGTAGGGGATTATAAAAAAAACGATATTTATTATATTGCCAGACGGATTGGATTGAGTTTTTTGCCCGATGGTGAATCGCAGGAAATATGTTTTGTGCAGGATAATGATCTCAAACGTTTTCTCCGGGAACGGCTTGGCGGCGCGATAGTAAAAGGCATTGTTAAAGACCGGCTTGGCAGAAGGCTTTTATCACATGAAGGCACTTGTTTTTTTACTATAGGCCAAAGGCGGGGTTTGGGCATAGCTTACGGAAGCCCTGTTTATGTGACTGATATAGACCATAAGACAGGAGATATAACCGTAGGAGATTATGGTGATACCATGAAAGGGTCCCTGCGAGTTAAAAATACTATTTATAATATGCCGTCCGCAGAACTTAAAAAAGATCATCGCGTATATGTCAAGATCAGGTATAAGCATGCAAAAACCCGCGCGGTTTTGAAAATCCAGCAAGACGGCGGCGCTTTGGTATATTTTAACAGGCCGCAGAGCGCGCCAACCCCCGGCCAGGCGGCTGTTTTTTATAAGAATAACTCTGTTATTGGCGGAGGCTGGATAATATAATGGAACATTTTTCCTTTTGGTTTAGACGGATTGCGTATAATAATGCCCGGATAAAAAGTTTTGTTACCGTCTTGGCAAGAGCTTTCGCGGTATTTCTTGTGTTCGCATTATGGAAGCCTTTGCCGGCATATTCAATCTCGTATCTTACCAGCGGCTTGGAAGCGGCGGATAAAACGGCTGTTGATTCCGGTTTTAAAAAACAAAGACTTGCGACATCTTTTTTTTGCCTTACGGCATATACCAGATTTGACGAAGCGTCCAGTTTATTAAGGGTATATATAGAAGGGGACGGGTTCGCGTTTAGTTCCAGAAGGTTTGTTTCAGGTAATCCTACTCCGTCCCAGCCTCTTGTCTTAAAATTAGCGGCAATTGATCCGCATAAAAACACGGCGTATCTTGCCCGGCCATGCCAGTATATATCTGAAAAAGAAGAGAGGAATTATCATGATAGATATTGGTCGCAGGCGCGTTTTTCACAGGAGGTTATAGATTCAATGAATGAAGCGATAGATGTTTTAAAAATGCAATCAGGGGCAAGCGATGTTTTGCTCATAGGATATTCAGGCGGTGCCGCTGTGGCTGTATTGATTGCCGCCAAAAGAGATGATGTGTCCGGCTTGATAACGATTGCCGGTAATCTTGACCATGAGGCAGTTAACCGTTATCATAAGGTCAGCCAGCTGGAAGGCTCACTCAACCCGGCGGATTATGCGGGAAAAATCTCCAAAATACCTCAATGCCATTTTGCCGGAGCCGGAGACAGCGTTGTGCCGATAAGTGTTATAGAAGGGTTTGCCCGCGCGGCAGGGGATAGTAAATGCGAAACGGTTACTATTGTGGACGATTGCGGGCACAATGACGGCTGGGTTAAAAAATGGCGTCAACTGTTATCCCAGGCGTTTTAAACCGGCGCGGTGTTTCTTACCGCAATAATTAACAGTTATAATGCCGATATATTCGTAGATTGCCCAATGCCTGGCCTAATTTTTTCTTGCAAGGAAATTGGCATTATGCTATAATTCCCAAACTGAATGTCTTTTGGGCCCGTAGCGCAGTTGGTTAGCGCAGTTGACTCATAATCAATTGGTCGTAGGTTCGAGTCCTACCGGGCCCACCATTTTTAGGACTCGAAGAGAGCCCTGCAATAAAATGCGACCAAGAGGAGCATTTTAAGGGCGAATGGCCGACCCGAAACGAACGAAGTGAGTGAAGGGCGCCGAGTCCTACCGGGCCCACCATTTTTAGGACTCGAAGAGAGCCCTGCAATAAAATGCGACCAAGAGGAGCATTTTAAGGGCGAATGGCCGACCCGAAACGAACGAAGTGAGTGAAGGGCGCCGAGTCNNNNNNNNNNNNNNNNNNNNNNNNNNNNNNNNNNNNNNNNNNNNNNNNNNNNNNNNNNNNNNNNNNNNNNNNNNNNNNNNNNNNNNNNNNNNNNNNNNNNCTACCGGGCCCACCATTTTTAGGACTCGAAGAGAGCCCTGCAATAAAATGCGACTCCGGTAAAATCTCCGTGTATTATTCCGACCGGGTTTTAAATAATTGATACGCTAAAGTTTTTAAGCATGTTAATTCGGCGCCTTTAGGGCGATTAGTTCAGCTGGTTAGAACGCTACATTCACATTGTAGAGGCCAGTGGTTCGAATCCACTATCGCCCACCATAGTCAAGCCTTACTGTTCTTTTTTGTTTTTTTGAAATTGGCGCCTGCGGTATGGCCGGCGTACCGGGTCTGCGCGGTAAGTTTTACAGGTTTTTTTTGGTTATTTTTTAAAAAAGTTCTGTGTCCAGCCGTTTTTGAAACCCATTTTCATCATATATGTTTGCGCTTTTTGGTACTCTATGATTGAAATCCGTCTTCCAAGCCCAGGGTCGGATTTTACATTAGGCGTGGGAGAGTATTGACTCATAAGGCTGATATGGGTATCGGTACCGAGATTTTCTGCAATAAGCTCAAGCGAGCGTTTCGTATTTTCTATCTGGCCTGGCAGTATAAGATGGCGTATTAATAGGCCTTTTAACGCGATCCCGTTTTTGTCTATTATCAGATTTCCTACCTGTTCATTCATTTTCTTAAGGGCCGCTATATTGTGCCTGCTATATTCAATAAAGCCGCAATGTTCTTTCGCCAGGGCATCG is part of the Candidatus Omnitrophota bacterium genome and encodes:
- the mnmA gene encoding tRNA 2-thiouridine(34) synthase MnmA, whose protein sequence is MRNKTVVLAMSGGVDSSVAAYLLRRRGFSVIGITMGFLSARKGQDGLPVFSDNCSRAKEVCAKIGVPHYFVDYSKKFKEDVIESFVDSYRQGQTPNPCIVCNKEVKFPVLIEQARRFNADYIATGHYARCYYSLIRGRFFIKEARDKAKDQSYVLFCLGQDTLSRLILPVGDYKKNDIYYIARRIGLSFLPDGESQEICFVQDNDLKRFLRERLGGAIVKGIVKDRLGRRLLSHEGTCFFTIGQRRGLGIAYGSPVYVTDIDHKTGDITVGDYGDTMKGSLRVKNTIYNMPSAELKKDHRVYVKIRYKHAKTRAVLKIQQDGGALVYFNRPQSAPTPGQAAVFYKNNSVIGGGWII
- a CDS encoding alpha/beta hydrolase, whose translation is MEHFSFWFRRIAYNNARIKSFVTVLARAFAVFLVFALWKPLPAYSISYLTSGLEAADKTAVDSGFKKQRLATSFFCLTAYTRFDEASSLLRVYIEGDGFAFSSRRFVSGNPTPSQPLVLKLAAIDPHKNTAYLARPCQYISEKEERNYHDRYWSQARFSQEVIDSMNEAIDVLKMQSGASDVLLIGYSGGAAVAVLIAAKRDDVSGLITIAGNLDHEAVNRYHKVSQLEGSLNPADYAGKISKIPQCHFAGAGDSVVPISVIEGFARAAGDSKCETVTIVDDCGHNDGWVKKWRQLLSQAF